In the genome of Raphanus sativus cultivar WK10039 unplaced genomic scaffold, ASM80110v3 Scaffold2945, whole genome shotgun sequence, one region contains:
- the LOC130506156 gene encoding uncharacterized protein LOC130506156 codes for MGKGKKSAQQAESSKEEKHAEAEGSRRLLADGEPESPPPRNDMPVSDALPEVTEELDSFNTANEKAPSEESDERTPGLGEEPSVKVPEADPQPQIGSTGAAIQDVPVTAKSPEEKDESALPLAIIEVEKELSEAESDSAKKVDDEPKDDAVTVGSESDEASQKERRKKRVLKRLGLRSAKQRKTGESSTPTQSQFLTPEDAAKSPYLAKEAGASPQLRSRRSGDKSAEPMSPLIKKRYDQFLKRKVLAERSVDMKEADQWGYLAVIKKGSMESTVSNLAVYVEQVVAEFYAGLPRTKAEADVDEVVVSVRGQEYKFSPAHINNAIDWEPLTEEEEEEAATLDDISVTELASFITGDTKTEWDGLTTADLTPCYGALMIIAAYNWIPSTHKTYVSLERARLIYKMAHGVRVDLGKMMFRQILNLGVIQVNDARWLIFPRLIMALLQSQQAVPSYPSDKLQRTVLYKKDKRVGEIYEQRLAKGKGSAKAEPKRSSARTTRQASPAPIPAPRPATPSSRTAPRRVSLYELGSVAIPQGPLSRVDLQVALQDTTRALQALAEIVQDLQSAVAGGEEED; via the exons ATGGGGAAAGGAAAGAAATCAGCTCAACAAGCCGAATCATCCAAGGAAGAAAAGCATGCAGAGGCTGAAGGAAGTCGAAGGTTACTCGCTGATGGCGAACCTGAATCGCCTCCACCGAGAAACGATATGCCCGTCTCCGATGCACTCCCTGAGGTCACCGAGGAGCTTGACTCATTCAATACCGCTAATGAGAAAGCCCCTTCAGAGGAGAGCGATGAAAGGACTCCAGGTCTTGGAGAGGAGCCATCTGTGAAGGTTCCTGAAGCAGATCCGCAACCGCAAATCGGATCCACTGGTGCTGCCATTCAAGATGTTCCGGTCACTGCTAAATCACCAGAAGAAAAGGATGAATCTGCTCTACCTCTGGCGATCATTGAAGTTGAGAAGGAGCTAAGTGAAGCTGAGTCTGATTCAGCCAAGAAAGTGGACGATGAACCCAAGGATGATGCTGTTACTGTGGGTTCTGAATCAGATGAAGCTTCCCAGAAGGAAAGGAGGAAGAAACGGGTGCTGAAGAGATTAGGGTTGCGTTCCGCAAAACAGAGAAAGACAGGGGAGTCTAGTACACCAACTCAATCTCAGTTTCTCACACCAGAAGATGCAGCCAAGTCTCCATATTTGGCTAAGGAAGCAGGAGCCTCGCCTCAGCTGAGATCGAGAAGGTCTGGTGACAAAAGTGCTGAACCAATGTCTCCTCTCATCAAGAAAAGGTATGATCAGTTCCTTAAGCGTAAAGTACTTGCTGAGCGTTCGGTAGATATGAAGGAAGCTGATCAGTGGGGTTACTTGGCCGTTATCAAGAAAGGATCTATGGAATCAACTGTCTCGAATCTTGCAGTATATGTTGAGCAAGTTGTAGCTGAGTTCTATGCAGGTCTGCCGAGGACTAAAGCTGAAGCGGATGTTGATGAAGTAGTTGTCTCTGTGAGAGGACAAGAGTACAAGTTCTCACCTGCGCACATCAATAATGCCATAGATTGGGAACCACTtactgaggaagaagaggaggaagccgCAACGTTGGATGATATCTCGGTAACTGAGTTGGCTTCATTCATCACTGGAGATACAAAGACAGAATGGGATGGTCTCACTACAGCAGATCTTACTCCATGCTACGGTGCCTTGATGATCATAGCTGCATACAACTGGATTCCCTCGACTCACAAGACATATGTCTCACTTGAGAGAGCAAGGCTGATCTACAAGATGGCTCATGGAGTCCGTGTTGATTTGGGGAAGATGATGTTCAGACAGATTCTTAATCTTGGAGTGATTCAAGTCAATGATGCCCGCTGGTTGATCTTCCCTCGCTTAATCATGGCACTTCTTCAAAGTCAGCAGGCGGTCCCCTCTTATCCCAGTGACAAGCTCCAACGTACGGTTCTCTACAAGAAGGATAAACGAGTGGGCGAGATCTATGAGCAGAGACTAGCGAAAGGAAAGGGATCAGCTAAAGCTGAACCAAAGAGAAGCTCTGCAAGGACAACTCGTCAGGCATCTCCTGCTCCGATTCCTGCTCCACGACCTGCTACACCAAGCTCCAGAACTGCACCACGTCGTGTATCCCTGTATGAACTTGGATCAGTTGCCATCCCTCAAGGACCACTCAGCCGTGTTGATTTACAAGTGGCACTGCAGGATACAACGCGAGCTCTTCAAGCACTAGCTGAGATAGTTCAGGATCTTCAGAGCGCTGTAGCAG ggggagaagaagaagactag